The window ACCAGCTGCCCACTTCGCTGGCGCACACGAGCGTCGTGGGCCCGGGCGCCGAGAGCACGGCCGCCCGCGGCGCCCAGCGCGACGCCCCGTACAGCACCACGGCCAGCAGGAAGAGGCTGGACACGGCGCAGATGGCCACCACCAGCCACACGTTGGTGGCCGCGCTCGCCGCGCCGGCCCCGAGCTCCACGCCCGCCGCCGAGCGCGACACAGCCGCCAACGACGACGACGACGAGGATCCCGCGGCCAGCGCCGCCTCGGCGGCCTCGAGCAGCGACACGCTGAGCGTGGCCGTGGCCGAGCGCGCCGGCTCGCCGTGGTCGCGCACGACGATCAGCAGCCTCTGGCGAGGCCCGTCCGCCTCGTCCAGCGCCCGCGCCGTGCTCACCTCGCCGCTGTAGAGCCCCACGCGGAACGGGCCCTTGCCCCGCGGCTCCCACAGCTCGTAGCGCAGCCACGCGTTGTAGCCCGAGTCGGCGTCCACGGCGCGGATCTTGGCCACCACCTGCCCCGCCGGCGCCCCCCACGCCGCCCACGCCCACAGCGTGCCCGACTCCGAGCCCGCCCCCGCCAGCGCcaccgccgcctccgccgccgccgcgccgcccgcctCCGCTGCCGAGCCCGcgggcggcagcagcgccggcgCGTTGTCGTTCTCGTCCAGCACGAACAGCTGCACCGTGGCGTTGCCGCTCAGCGGCGGCTCCCCCGCGTCCACCGCGCGCACCTCGaactgcagcacctgcagctcctcgtAGTCCAAGGGCTGCAGCGCCCACAGACGCCCGCTCTCCGCGTCCACCGACACGTAGCTCGACGCCGGACGCCACCCAACGCCCGACGACGACGACGAccccgcggcgccgccgccgccgcccacGCCCACGCCGCCGTCCCACACCGAGTAGCTGACGCGCCCGTTGGCCGCCTCGTCCGGGTCCCGCGCCCACAGCCGCGCCAGCTCAGCGCCCGCCGCGTTGTTCTCCCGCGCCAGCACCGTGTACACGGCCTGCGCGAACAAGGGCGCGTTGTCGTTCACGTCCGACACCGGCACCCGCAGCCCGCGGCTGGCGCGCAGCGCCGGCGCCCCGCCGTCCTCCGCACGCACCTCCACCTCGTACTCCGACACCCGCTCCCGGTCCAGCGCCTCGCGCAGCACCAGCGAGTACGAGCCCGCGAACGTCGCCTCCAGACCGAACGGCGACGCCGGCCACACCCAGCACCGCACGCGACCGTTCTCGCCCGAGTCCCGGTCCGACACGCTCAGCAGGGCCACCACCGTCCCCAACGACGCGTCCTCGGGCACCGGCACCGACAGCGACGTCACCCACACCTCCGGCGCGTTGTCGTTCACGTCCACCACCTCCAGCACCACCTTGCAGTGACCCGACAGAGGGGGTGTTCCCTTGTCACTCGCTTCAATACGAAAATTAAATACCTTGCCTTCTTCGAAGTCTAGGGCACCCGTAAGAAGAATTTCTCCGGTATTCGGATTGATGGATATCACATCTTTTCCACTTGGGGGAATAAAGTTCGTCACGGTGTATGTCAATTCACTGTTTAGTCCCTCATCTGCATCCGTGGCGTTCACCCTCGTCAACAGCGTCCCCACCTCAGCGCTCTCCGGCAGCTGCACTTTATACACCGACGGGTTGAACTGGGGCCTGTTGTCGTTAGTGTCCAGCACGTAGATCACCAGCTCCATTGTCCCCGTCAGAGACGGCCGGCCCCCGTCAGTCGCTGTCAGCACCAAGCGGTGCACGGGAATCGTCTCGCGGTCCAAAGATTTCGTT of the Ammospiza nelsoni isolate bAmmNel1 chromosome 16, bAmmNel1.pri, whole genome shotgun sequence genome contains:
- the LOC132080648 gene encoding protocadherin alpha-8-like, which produces MGERCCAAVVRVLVLQAACALSGGQVRYSVPEEAKAGTVVGRLAQDLGLEAGEAEARRLRLVAPGRRASVEVSGASGALLVSSRLDREELCGKSAPCALRLEVLLERPLRVFHVQLEVTDINDNAPVFTAARKNLSLSENSPPGFPFPLEGASDADIGANAQLTYTLSPSEHFSLDLQKSNDGNIEPELVLTKSLDRETIPVHRLVLTATDGGRPSLTGTMELVIYVLDTNDNRPQFNPSVYKVQLPESAEVGTLLTRVNATDADEGLNSELTYTVTNFIPPSGKDVISINPNTGEILLTGALDFEEGKVFNFRIEASDKGTPPLSGHCKVVLEVVDVNDNAPEVWVTSLSVPVPEDASLGTVVALLSVSDRDSGENGRVRCWVWPASPFGLEATFAGSYSLVLREALDRERVSEYEVEVRAEDGGAPALRASRGLRVPVSDVNDNAPLFAQAVYTVLARENNAAGAELARLWARDPDEAANGRVSYSVWDGGVGVGGGGGAAGSSSSSGVGWRPASSYVSVDAESGRLWALQPLDYEELQVLQFEVRAVDAGEPPLSGNATVQLFVLDENDNAPALLPPAGSAAEAGGAAAAEAAVALAGAGSESGTLWAWAAWGAPAGQVVAKIRAVDADSGYNAWLRYELWEPRGKGPFRVGLYSGEVSTARALDEADGPRQRLLIVVRDHGEPARSATATLSVSLLEAAEAALAAGSSSSSSLAAVSRSAAGVELGAGAASAATNVWLVVAICAVSSLFLLAVVLYGASRWAPRAAVLSAPGPTTLVCASEVGSWSYSQRHSRSLCVADGAAKSDLMVFSPNFPSPPPAPAAKDTQPEPSALLDTVSANTLTFKNSTGLGIQDVSRSCIPIQENGSSFYYYHSVLYQTKYLFSEEGTSLEEAQPERVTASGNGGGTNIHFAKQMCRRSRECS